The following proteins are encoded in a genomic region of Myxococcaceae bacterium:
- the adiC gene encoding arginine/agmatine antiporter: MTDSKQRIGLTAATLMVAGNIMGSGVFMLPANLAATGGIAIYGWIVTILGAVSLSLVYAKMSAADDSPGGSYAYAKKAFGPFIGYQTNLLYWFGNWIGNVAIAVVGVGYLSYFFPILKETLASEIACIAVLWLFTYINILGPNLTTRVQSCTTIFALVAIVGVALLGWLRFDLNLYLASWNVHNVNDFSAIQSVLNVTLWSFIGVETASVAAGVVENPKKNVPIATIGGVLIAAVCYVLSCTAIMGVIPGPVLAKSAAPFADAARIALGEAGGAMVSFCATLGCLGSLGGWILATALTAKAAAADGLFPKVFADSNSDGTPVKGLMIVATLMSLVALGSIAPSASKEFGTVSSIAVLMTLVPYVYVSSALLSLGKLNKQTILLIAFAIVYCAWALLGSNHSEGDWLAVFLLISTALYQFQFRGKLT; the protein is encoded by the coding sequence ATGACGGATTCAAAACAACGGATTGGCCTGACAGCAGCAACTTTGATGGTGGCTGGTAACATCATGGGTTCGGGCGTCTTCATGCTGCCCGCCAATCTAGCTGCAACGGGCGGGATCGCCATCTACGGTTGGATTGTCACCATCCTGGGCGCGGTTTCCTTATCTCTTGTATACGCAAAAATGTCTGCTGCAGACGATAGCCCGGGTGGCTCCTACGCCTACGCAAAAAAGGCATTTGGACCCTTCATCGGCTATCAGACCAACTTGCTATACTGGTTTGGAAACTGGATCGGAAACGTTGCGATTGCGGTAGTAGGAGTCGGCTATCTAAGCTATTTTTTCCCCATTTTAAAAGAAACTCTGGCCAGCGAAATCGCGTGCATCGCAGTTTTGTGGCTCTTTACCTACATCAATATCTTAGGTCCGAACCTGACCACTCGAGTCCAATCTTGTACGACGATTTTCGCACTCGTTGCAATCGTAGGCGTTGCTTTGCTTGGCTGGTTGCGTTTTGACCTGAATCTCTACTTGGCCTCCTGGAACGTTCACAACGTCAACGACTTCTCGGCAATTCAATCTGTCTTGAACGTCACTCTGTGGTCTTTTATTGGAGTCGAGACCGCTTCAGTGGCGGCAGGCGTTGTCGAGAACCCTAAAAAAAATGTCCCCATTGCGACTATCGGAGGCGTGCTGATTGCTGCAGTTTGTTATGTTTTGTCCTGCACGGCCATTATGGGTGTCATCCCAGGCCCTGTCTTGGCCAAATCGGCAGCTCCTTTCGCTGACGCGGCTCGGATCGCCCTTGGAGAAGCTGGTGGCGCGATGGTTTCGTTTTGCGCAACCTTGGGTTGCCTAGGCTCTTTGGGAGGCTGGATCCTAGCAACCGCACTAACAGCCAAGGCAGCGGCTGCAGACGGTTTGTTTCCCAAAGTATTCGCCGATAGCAACTCCGACGGAACTCCGGTCAAAGGTCTGATGATTGTTGCCACGCTCATGTCTTTGGTGGCTTTGGGATCCATTGCCCCCTCTGCCTCCAAAGAATTTGGAACGGTGTCTTCGATTGCGGTTTTAATGACCCTCGTGCCTTACGTCTACGTGTCTTCGGCACTCCTTTCGTTAGGCAAACTCAACAAACAGACCATACTTTTAATCGCATTTGCGATCGTCTATTGCGCCTGGGCTTTATTAGGCTCAAATCACAGCGAAGGAGATTGGCTTGCGGTCTTTTTGCTCATCAGTACAGCCCTTTATCAGTTCCAATTTCGAGGTAAATTGACATGA
- a CDS encoding arginine decarboxylase (biodegradative; catalyzes the formation of agmatine from arginine) encodes MKPYRTLLAHECITPSDASYRIVHELTQTLKNRNIDVLTASHDPINLFDSDAGLSAVLVSWTLPQAELLIHQIRNKNLSVPIFLLIEKEEAQDLSTEILKLVSELVWIFEDSSHFIAGRIEASMVNYRKTILGPMASALIDFNSTHEYSWHTPGHAGGTAFQKSPAGREFWDYFGENLFRSDLSISVGELGSLLDHSGPIGESEKYSARVFGADRTYTVTNGSSTANRIIWTACVARGQRALVDRNCHKSNEQGLTLTGAIPQYLMPTRNRYGIIGPIPLKNLEKESLMRNGKPSHCVITNSTYDGLIYQVEKVLDLLAGTVDRIHFDEAWYGYARFHPLYKNRYAMRGTPAQSNTDSPTLFATHSTHKLLAALSQASFIHVRDGLNAIDHNRFNESFMMHASTSPFYPIIASNDITTSMMDGPGGEALMEESIREAILFRQMVTRIWREYDSTQDWFFQTWNPTHIQETFFEKVPVEELVKNAHYWELKPGETWHGFDYDAGYCMLDPIKVSVLSPGIRLDGSLDIHGFPACLLTAYLDSQGIQVEKTNDFSILFLFSLGVTHAKWSTLLHHLMEFKRLFDENAPLSVAIPALSKHYPSLGLQDLARPMMQHLIQTDFMKVQHEAFSILPSMNRIPAEAYQALLRNEIERVSLKEAQGRIAATGLVPYPPGIPMIMPGEEIGTLQDPWLGYLAALESWDQNFPGFSHDIHGIEFENGCYKLSVLR; translated from the coding sequence ATGAAACCCTATCGAACTCTTTTGGCTCATGAGTGCATTACCCCATCGGACGCTTCCTATCGAATCGTTCATGAGCTCACGCAAACACTTAAAAACCGAAACATCGATGTTTTGACAGCCTCTCATGATCCCATCAATCTATTTGACTCCGATGCAGGATTGAGTGCAGTGCTGGTCAGCTGGACACTTCCCCAAGCAGAATTGCTCATTCACCAAATTCGAAATAAAAATCTTAGTGTCCCCATTTTTCTGCTGATTGAAAAAGAGGAAGCGCAAGACCTTTCAACCGAAATTTTAAAACTTGTTTCGGAGCTGGTATGGATTTTTGAGGACAGTTCTCATTTTATCGCAGGCCGCATTGAGGCTTCCATGGTCAACTATCGAAAAACCATCTTAGGCCCCATGGCTTCAGCGCTGATTGATTTCAATAGTACTCACGAGTATTCTTGGCATACCCCCGGACATGCGGGAGGCACTGCGTTTCAAAAAAGCCCAGCGGGTCGAGAATTTTGGGACTACTTCGGAGAAAATCTATTTCGTTCGGATCTATCGATTAGCGTGGGCGAGTTGGGTTCTTTGCTGGATCACTCTGGACCCATTGGCGAAAGCGAAAAATATTCAGCACGCGTTTTCGGAGCAGACCGGACCTATACAGTCACAAATGGAAGCTCCACGGCAAACCGCATCATTTGGACCGCTTGCGTGGCGCGTGGCCAACGCGCGCTAGTGGATCGAAATTGCCACAAATCCAACGAGCAGGGACTCACTCTAACCGGAGCCATCCCTCAGTATCTCATGCCGACTCGAAATCGTTACGGAATTATCGGGCCAATTCCACTCAAGAATTTAGAAAAAGAATCGCTGATGCGCAACGGAAAGCCAAGCCACTGTGTCATCACGAATTCCACCTACGATGGACTGATTTATCAGGTAGAAAAGGTACTCGATTTACTGGCAGGTACAGTCGATCGCATCCATTTCGATGAAGCTTGGTATGGCTACGCCCGTTTTCATCCACTGTACAAGAACCGATACGCCATGCGAGGCACACCCGCTCAATCCAACACAGACTCTCCAACTCTGTTTGCCACCCATTCCACCCACAAGCTCTTGGCGGCTCTGTCCCAGGCTTCGTTTATCCATGTCCGCGATGGACTGAATGCAATCGATCACAATCGATTTAATGAATCGTTTATGATGCATGCTTCTACCTCGCCGTTTTATCCTATCATCGCTTCCAATGATATTACCACTTCCATGATGGATGGCCCAGGCGGGGAAGCGCTCATGGAAGAATCCATTCGTGAAGCGATTTTATTTCGTCAAATGGTCACTCGCATTTGGCGTGAATACGATTCAACTCAAGATTGGTTTTTCCAAACCTGGAATCCGACTCACATTCAAGAAACCTTCTTTGAAAAAGTCCCCGTTGAAGAACTCGTTAAGAATGCACACTACTGGGAACTTAAGCCTGGAGAAACTTGGCATGGTTTTGATTACGATGCTGGCTATTGCATGCTGGATCCCATTAAAGTCTCTGTCCTGTCCCCCGGTATTCGTTTGGACGGCAGTCTGGATATCCATGGCTTTCCTGCTTGTCTCTTAACTGCTTATTTGGATTCTCAAGGGATCCAAGTCGAAAAGACGAATGACTTTTCTATTCTGTTTCTCTTTTCCCTTGGAGTCACTCATGCAAAATGGAGCACTCTTTTGCATCATCTGATGGAATTCAAGCGACTCTTTGATGAGAATGCTCCGCTCTCGGTTGCCATCCCTGCTTTGAGCAAACACTACCCTTCGCTTGGGCTTCAGGATCTTGCCCGTCCCATGATGCAGCACTTAATCCAAACAGACTTCATGAAAGTTCAACACGAAGCTTTCTCGATTCTTCCTTCCATGAACCGGATCCCCGCAGAAGCTTACCAAGCGCTGCTTCGCAATGAAATCGAACGCGTCAGCTTAAAAGAAGCTCAAGGCCGAATTGCAGCCACCGGTCTTGTCCCCTACCCGCCTGGAATTCCGATGATCATGCCAGGAGAAGAGATTGGAACACTTCAAGACCCTTGGTTAGGTTACTTGGCCGCACTGGAGTCTTGGGATCAGAATTTTCCGGGTTTTAGCCATGACATCCATGGTATCGAATTCGAAAACGGGTGCTACAAGCTTTCAGTACTGAGATAA